A portion of the Lolium rigidum isolate FL_2022 chromosome 1, APGP_CSIRO_Lrig_0.1, whole genome shotgun sequence genome contains these proteins:
- the LOC124684607 gene encoding uncharacterized protein LOC124684607: MAAAALLLLLSLAAAAATSNTSNNMEKERSEEETRRIFLHWTAEHGKTYASAAEEEDGYAMFKHRLRLIDRQWHDKGYSAWSWDRERSEEVTRRIFVEWKALHDKIYSSIAPHEEHRYAMFQDALRSVDRHNAGYALGVHSSTQGINQFSDLTMEEYSAVCCGFSLERPSPAELERVRGVQERLRLVYAPPSLWSY, from the coding sequence ATGGCGGCGgcagcgctgctgctgctgctgtcgctggcggcggcagcagccacaAGCAACACATCGAACAACATGGAGAAGGAGAGGAGCGAGGAGGAGACGCGCCGGATCTTCCTGCACTGGACAGCGGAGCACGGCAAGACCTACGCctccgccgcggaggaggaggacgggtaCGCCATGTTCAAGCACCGCCTCCGCCTCATCGACCGGCAGTGGCACGACAAGGGGTACTCCGCCTGGTCCTGGGACAGGGAGAGGAGCGAGGAGGTGACCCGGCGGATCTTCGTGGAGTGGAAGGCCCTGCACGACAAGATCTACAGCTCTATCGCCCCCCACGAGGAGCACCGCTACGCCATGTTCCAGGACGCCCTCCGCTCCGTCGACCGACATAACGCCGGCTACGCCCTAGGGGTCCATAGTAGCACCCAAGGCATCAACCAGTTCAGTGACCTCACCATGGAGGAGTACAGCGCTGTTTGCTGCGGGTTCTCGCTGGAGAGGCCGTCGCCGGCCGAATTAGAGAGGGTGCGCGGGGTTCAGGAGCGGTTGCGGCTAGTATATGCCCCTCCATCTCTTTGGTCTTATTGA